The Mycolicibacterium monacense genome contains the following window.
GCAGCCTGATCACCGGAGGCTTCCGGGTGCGTTTCGCCGAGCCCGGCGAGACGGTGGTCACCCTCGACGACATCGAACGCCGACTGGATCCGGCCGACGTGCTGATCGTCGACGACGAGGCCACCGCCGCGATCGGCGGCGTGATGGGGGCGGGAACGACCGAGGTCCGCGAGACGACCACCGATGTGCTGCTGGAGGCGGCGGTGTGGGATCCGGCCGCGGTCTCGCGCACCCAGCGCAGGCTGCGCCTGGCCAGTGAGGCCGGCCGCCGCTACGAGCGCACCGTCGACCCGGCCATCTCGGTCGCCGCGCTCGACCGGTGCGCCGCCCTGCTCGCCGACATCGCCGGCGGCGCTGTGGAACCGCGGCTGACCGACTGGCGGGGCGACCCGCCGCGCGAGGACTGGTCGCCGCCACCGGTGTCGATGGCCCTCGACCGCCCCGACCGCACCGCCGGCGTCGACTATCCGCCCGGCACCACCGAGCGGCGGCTCACCCAGATCGGCGCCGTCGTGCGCGTCGACGGCGACCGGGTGACGGCCGTCCCGCCGAGTTGGCGCCCCGACATCAAGCAGCCGGCCGACCTGGTCGAGGAGGTGCTGCGGCTCGAGGGTCTCGAGCAGATCCCGTCGGTGCTGCCGGCCGCTCCGGCGGGTCGCGGCCTGACCGCCGTGCAGAAGCGGCGCCGGGCCATCGGCAAATCGCTCGCGCTCAGCGGTTACGTCGAGATCCTGCCCACCCCGTTCCTGCCCGCCGGTGTCTTCGACGTCTGGGGTCTGGCCGACGACGACCCCCGCCGTGCGACCACCCAGGTGCTCAACCCGTTGGAGGCCGACCGCCCGCACCTGGCCACGACGCTGCTGCCCGGCCTGCTGGAGGCGTTGGCCCGCAACGTGTCTCGCGGGGCGGCCGATGCGGCGCTGTTCGCCATCGCCCAGGTCGTCGAGCCCACCGAGGACACCCGCGCGGTCGAGCGGATCCCCAACGACCGCCGTCCGACCGATGACGAGATCGCCACCCTTGACGCGTCCCTGCCGCGTCAGCCCCAGCACGTCGGTGCGGTGCTGACCGGTCTGCGTGAACCCGCCGGTCCCTGGGGCCGCGGTCGTCCGGTCGAGGCGGCCGATGCGTTCGAGATGGTGCGGATCGTGGGACGGGCGGCCGAGGTGGAGTTCACGCTGCGCTCCGCTCAGCGCCTGCCGTGGCATCCGGGGCGGTGTGCCGAGGTGCTGATCGGCGACACCGTCGTCGGCCATGCCGGACAGCTGCATCCGGCGGTGGTGGAACGGGCCGGCCTGCCCAAGGGCACGTGCGCGGTCGAACTCGACCTCGACGCGGTGCCGATCACCGAGCGGCTGCCCGCGCCGCGGGTGTCGCCGTTCCCCGCCGTCTTCCAGGACGTCAGCCTCATCGTGGACGACGACGTCGCCGCGCAGAGTGTGGTCGAGGCGGTGCGGTCGGGCGCCGGCGAGCTGCTCGAGGACGTGCGGTTGTTCGACGTCTACACCGGCCCGCAGATCGGGGAGGGGCGCAAATCGCTGGCCCTCGCGTTGCGGTTCCGCGCCGCCGACCGGACCCTGACCGAGGACGAGGCGAGCACGGCCCGGGAGGCGGCGGTGCAGGCCGCGGCTGAACAGATCGGTGCGCAGCAGCGCCGCTGAACTCTCTCGCCGGGAAGCGGGTAAATGAGTTTGCATTTAACTGCATAAACATGCAAACTCTATGCATGACTTCTGTCGCAGTCGCCGGGGCCAGCGGATACGCCGGCGGGGAGATCCTGCGCCTGCTGCTCGGGCATCCCGCCTACTCCGACGGCCGGCTCACCATCGGCGCGCTGACCGCTGCGGGCAGTGCGGGCACGATGCTCGGTGACCACCACCCCCATCTGCTGCCGCTGGCCGGCCGGGTGCTCGAGGCCACCGACGCCGAGACGCTGTCCGGCCACGACGTCGTCTTCCTCGGCCTCCCGCACGGCCACTCCGCCGCGCTGGCCGAACAACTCGGCGACGACACGCTGATCATCGACTGCGGCGCCGACTTCCGGCTCACCGACGCGGCCGCGTGGGAACGGTTCTACGGTTCGGCGCACGCCGGCAGCTGGCCCTACGGCCTGCCCGAACTGCCCGGTGCCCGCGAGCGCCTCGCCGGAGCCAAGCGGATCGCCGTGCCCGGCTGCTATCCCACCGCGGCGCTGCTGGCGCTGCTGCCCGCCGTGGCCGAAGACCTCGTCGAACCGGCGGTCACCGTCGTGGCGGTCAGCGGTACCTCCGGCGCCGGGCGGGCCGCCAAACCCGACCTGCTCGGCGCGGAGGTGATCGGATCCGCGCGCGCCTACAACGTCGGCGGCAAGCACCGGCACACCCCGGAGATCGCGCAGGGCCTGCGGGCCGTGACGGACAAGGACGTCACGGTGTCGTTCACCCCGGTGCTGATCCCCACCTCGCGGGGCATCCTCGCCACCTGCACCGCCCGCACTTCCGCGTCGCTGTCGCAGCTGCGGGCCGCCTACGAGAAGGCTTACGACGCAGAACCTTTCATTCACCTGCTGCCCGAGGGGCAACTGCCCAAGACCGGTTCGGTGATCGGCAGCAACGCCGCGCAGATCGCGGTCGCGCTCGACGAGGATGCGCAGACGTTCGTCGCGATCGCGGCGATCGACAACTTGACCAAGGGGACCGGTGGGGCGGCGGTGCAGTCGATGAACCTGGCGCTGGGTTGGCCGGAGACCGAGGGCCTGTCGATCGTGGGGGTCGCGCCGTGACCGGATCCGCACCACTGATCCGCACCCAGGGCGTCACCGCCCCCGCCGGCTTCCGGGCCGCCGGAATCGCGGCCGGCATCAAGGCGTCGGGTGCGCTCGACCTCGCCCTCGTGCTCAACGAAGGCCCCGACCACACCGCGGCGGGTGTGTTCACCCGCAACCAGGTCCAGGCCGCGCCGGTGTTGTGGAGCCGGCAGGTGCTCACCACCGGACGGCTGCGTGCCGTCGTCCTCAATTCCGGCGGCGCCAACGCCTGCACCGGCCCGCTCGGGTTCCAGGACACCCACGCCACCGCCGAGGCGGTCGCCGCGGCGCTGTCCGACTGGGGTTCGGAGACCGGCGCCATCGAGGTCGCGGTCTGCTCGACCGGTCTGATCGGCGACCGGCTGCCGATGGACAAGGTCCTCGCCGGGGTCACCGAGGTGGTCCACGAGATGGCCGGCGGGCTGTCCGGCGGCGAGGAAGCGGCCCGCGCCATCATGACCACCGACACCGTGCCGAAACAGGTTGCGCTGCACCACCCCGGCAACTGGACCGTCGGCGGGATGGCCAAGGGCGCGGGCATGATGGCGCCGTCGCTGGCCACGATGCTGTGCGTGCTGACCACCGACGCCGTCGCCGGTTCCGAGGCCCTCGACACCGCGCTGCGCCGGGCGGCGAAACGCACCTTCGACCGTCTCGACATCGACGGCAGCTGCTCGACGAACGACACCGTGCTGCTGCTCGCCTCCGGCGCCAGCGAGATCACGCCCAGCCAGGAGGAGCTCGACGAGGCGGTTCTGCGGGTGTGTGACGACCTGTGCGCCCAGCTGCAGGCCGACGCCGAAGGCGTCACCAAACGCATCGCCATCACCGTCACCGGTGCGCCGACCGAGGACGACGCGCTCGTCGCCGCCCGGCTGCTCGCCCGGGACAGCCTGGTCAAGACCGCGCTGTTCGGCTCCGACCCGAACTGGGGGCGGGTGCTCGCCGCGGTCGGGATGGTGCCGTTCACCATCGACGCGAACCGGATCACCGTGTCGTTCAACGGTTCCCCGACGTTCGCCAACGGCGCCGGGACACCCGGTGCCCGCGAGGTGGATCTGACCGGCGCCGACATCGACGTCGCCGTCGACCTCGGCCTCGGCGCGGGGCAGGCGACGGTGCGCACCACCGATCTGTCGCACGCGTACGTCGAAGAGAACTCGGCGTACAGCTCATGACCGCCGCGACACACACCAAGGCGCAGGTGCTCGCCGCGGCGCTGCCGTGGCTCAAGCAACTGCACGGCAAGATCGTCGTGGTGAAGTACGGCGGAAACGCCATGACCGACGACACCCTCAAGGCCGCGTTCGCCGCCGACATGGTGTTCCTTCGCAACTGCGGCGTCCACCCCGTCGTCGTCCACGGCGGTGGGCCCCAGATCAGCGCCATGCTCAAACGGCTCGGCATCCCTGGGGACTTCCGGGGCGGCTTCCGGGTGACCACGCCCGAGGTGCTCGACGTCGCCCGGATGGTGCTGTTCGGTCAGGTGGGCCGCGAACTCGTCGGGCTGATCAACGCGCACGGACCGTATGCCGTCGGGATCACCGGCGAGGACGCCCACCTGTTCACCGCGGTGCGCCGCGACGTCATGGTCGACGGGGTGGCCACCGACATCGGCCTGGTCGGCGACGTCGAACACGTCAACACCGAGGCCGTCCGGGACCTGATCGCCGCCGGCCGCATTCCCGTGGTGTCGACGATCGCGCCCGACGCGAACGGTGTGGTGCACAACATCAACGCCGACACCGCCGCGGCCGCGCTGGCCGCCGCGCTCAGCGCCGAGAAACTGTTGATGCTCACCGACATCGAAGGGCTCTACACGGACTGGCCCGACCGCAACTCGCTGGTCAGCCAGATCAACACCGCCGACCTGACGGAACTCCTGCCCACGCTGGAGGCCGGTATGGTTCCCAAGATCGAGGCCTGCCTGCGTGCCGTCACCGAGGGCGTGCCCAGCGCCCACGTCATCGACGGCCGCGTCGAACACTGTGTACTGGTCGAACTGTTCACCGATGAGGGGACCGGCACCAAGGTGGTGAACCCGTGACACTGCAGCAGCGGTGGTCCGCCGTGATGATGAACAACTACGGCACCCCGGCGCTGGCGTTGGCGAGCGGTGACGGCGCGGTGGTCACCGACACCGACGGCAGGTCCTACGTCGACCTGCTCGGCGGTATCGCGGTCAACATCCTCGGCCACCGCCACCCCGCGGTCATCGAGGCGGTGACCCGGCAGCTCAACACCCTGGGACACACCTCGAACCTGTACGCCACCGAACCGGGCATCGCACTGGCCGAAGCGCTCGTCGGGCACCTCGGCGCACCCGCGCGGGTGTTCTTCTGCAACTCCGGCACCGAGGCCAACGAGGTCGCGTTCAAGATCACCCGGCTGACCGGGCGCACGAAAATCGTTGCCGCCCAAGGCGCTTTTCACGGCCGCACGATGGGCTCACTGGCGCTGACCGGCCAGCCGTCCAAACAGGCGCCGTTCGAACCGCTGCCGGGGTACGTCACCCACGTGCCGTTCGGCGACATCGACGAACTCGCACGCGCTGTCACTTCGGAGACGGCGGCGGTGTTCCTCGAACCGATCATGGGGGAGGGCGGTGTCGTCGTACCGCCGGCCGGCTACCTGGCCGCCGCGCGCGAGATCACCACCCGCCACGGTGCGCTGCTGATCGTCGACGAGGTGCAGACGGGGGTCGGCCGCACCGGCGTGTTCTACGCCCACCAGCACGACGGCATCACCCCCGACGTCGTGACCCTGGCCAAGGGGCTCGGTGGCGGTCTGCCGATCGGGGCCTGCCTGGCCGTCGGCGCCGTCGGTGATCTGCTGACCCCGGGCCTGCACGGCAGCACATTCGGCGGCAATCCCGTCTGCACCGCGGCGGCCCTGGCGGTGCTGAAGGTGCTGGCCGACGACGATCTCGTCACCCGCGCCGGGGTGCTCGGCAAGACGCTGAGCCACGGGATCGAGGAGCTGAACCACCCGCTGGTCGACCACGTCCGCGGCCGTGGCCTGCTGATCGGGATCGCGCTGCGCGCGGCCGCCGCCAAACCCGCGGAGGCCGCTGCGCGTGCCGCCGGGTTCCTGGTCAACGCCGCCGCCCCCGACGTCATCCGGCTGGCGCCGCCGTTGGTCGTGACCGAAGCCCAGATCGACGACTTCCTCGGTGCGCTCCCCGGCGTACTCGACACCGCCGCCGGAGGCGGCGAGTCAACCCCGGCTGCCTCGGAGGTGGCGGACTCATGAGACATTTCCTGCGCGACGACGACCTCACCCCCGAAGAGCAGGCCGAGGTGCTGGCGCTGGCCGCCGAGCTGAAGAAGGATCCGCTGCTGCACCGCCCGCTGGCCGGGCCGCGCGGTGTCGCGGTGATCTTCGACAAGAACTCGACGCGCACGCGGTTCTCCTTCGAGGTGGGCATCGCCCAGCTCGGCGGGCACGCCGTCGTGGTGGACGGTCGCAGCACCCAGCTCGGCCGCGAGGAGACCCTCGAGGACACCGGAAAGGTGTTGTCCCGCTACGTCGATGCGATCGTGTGGCGCACCTTCGCCCAGGAACGGCTGACCTCCATGGCCGCCGGGGCGACCGTGCCGGTGATCAACGCGCTCTCCGACGAGTTCCACCCCTGTCAGGTCCTTGCCGACCTGCAGACGCTGATCGAACGCCGCGGCGCGCTACCCGGCCTGCGGAT
Protein-coding sequences here:
- the pheT gene encoding phenylalanine--tRNA ligase subunit beta, encoding MRLPYSWLREVVSAGAPGWNVSAEELEQTLIRIGHEVEDVLPVGPVTGPLTVGRVAEIEELTEFKKPIRAVKVDVGEPENRDIVCGATNFAVGDLVVVALPGATLPGDFTIATRKTYGRTSDGMICSTAELNLGADHSGILVLPPGTAAPGTPAAEVLGLDDTVFDLAITPDRGYCLSVRGMAREIACAYDLDYVDPAFDPERVPALPVEGEALPVAIDPGTGVLRFGLRPVTGIDPAAVSPWWMQRRLLLSGIRAISPAVDVTNYVMLEFGHPMHAHDRSLITGGFRVRFAEPGETVVTLDDIERRLDPADVLIVDDEATAAIGGVMGAGTTEVRETTTDVLLEAAVWDPAAVSRTQRRLRLASEAGRRYERTVDPAISVAALDRCAALLADIAGGAVEPRLTDWRGDPPREDWSPPPVSMALDRPDRTAGVDYPPGTTERRLTQIGAVVRVDGDRVTAVPPSWRPDIKQPADLVEEVLRLEGLEQIPSVLPAAPAGRGLTAVQKRRRAIGKSLALSGYVEILPTPFLPAGVFDVWGLADDDPRRATTQVLNPLEADRPHLATTLLPGLLEALARNVSRGAADAALFAIAQVVEPTEDTRAVERIPNDRRPTDDEIATLDASLPRQPQHVGAVLTGLREPAGPWGRGRPVEAADAFEMVRIVGRAAEVEFTLRSAQRLPWHPGRCAEVLIGDTVVGHAGQLHPAVVERAGLPKGTCAVELDLDAVPITERLPAPRVSPFPAVFQDVSLIVDDDVAAQSVVEAVRSGAGELLEDVRLFDVYTGPQIGEGRKSLALALRFRAADRTLTEDEASTAREAAVQAAAEQIGAQQRR
- the argC gene encoding N-acetyl-gamma-glutamyl-phosphate reductase gives rise to the protein MTSVAVAGASGYAGGEILRLLLGHPAYSDGRLTIGALTAAGSAGTMLGDHHPHLLPLAGRVLEATDAETLSGHDVVFLGLPHGHSAALAEQLGDDTLIIDCGADFRLTDAAAWERFYGSAHAGSWPYGLPELPGARERLAGAKRIAVPGCYPTAALLALLPAVAEDLVEPAVTVVAVSGTSGAGRAAKPDLLGAEVIGSARAYNVGGKHRHTPEIAQGLRAVTDKDVTVSFTPVLIPTSRGILATCTARTSASLSQLRAAYEKAYDAEPFIHLLPEGQLPKTGSVIGSNAAQIAVALDEDAQTFVAIAAIDNLTKGTGGAAVQSMNLALGWPETEGLSIVGVAP
- the argJ gene encoding bifunctional glutamate N-acetyltransferase/amino-acid acetyltransferase ArgJ, with the translated sequence MTGSAPLIRTQGVTAPAGFRAAGIAAGIKASGALDLALVLNEGPDHTAAGVFTRNQVQAAPVLWSRQVLTTGRLRAVVLNSGGANACTGPLGFQDTHATAEAVAAALSDWGSETGAIEVAVCSTGLIGDRLPMDKVLAGVTEVVHEMAGGLSGGEEAARAIMTTDTVPKQVALHHPGNWTVGGMAKGAGMMAPSLATMLCVLTTDAVAGSEALDTALRRAAKRTFDRLDIDGSCSTNDTVLLLASGASEITPSQEELDEAVLRVCDDLCAQLQADAEGVTKRIAITVTGAPTEDDALVAARLLARDSLVKTALFGSDPNWGRVLAAVGMVPFTIDANRITVSFNGSPTFANGAGTPGAREVDLTGADIDVAVDLGLGAGQATVRTTDLSHAYVEENSAYSS
- the argB gene encoding acetylglutamate kinase; its protein translation is MTAATHTKAQVLAAALPWLKQLHGKIVVVKYGGNAMTDDTLKAAFAADMVFLRNCGVHPVVVHGGGPQISAMLKRLGIPGDFRGGFRVTTPEVLDVARMVLFGQVGRELVGLINAHGPYAVGITGEDAHLFTAVRRDVMVDGVATDIGLVGDVEHVNTEAVRDLIAAGRIPVVSTIAPDANGVVHNINADTAAAALAAALSAEKLLMLTDIEGLYTDWPDRNSLVSQINTADLTELLPTLEAGMVPKIEACLRAVTEGVPSAHVIDGRVEHCVLVELFTDEGTGTKVVNP
- a CDS encoding acetylornithine transaminase, whose amino-acid sequence is MTLQQRWSAVMMNNYGTPALALASGDGAVVTDTDGRSYVDLLGGIAVNILGHRHPAVIEAVTRQLNTLGHTSNLYATEPGIALAEALVGHLGAPARVFFCNSGTEANEVAFKITRLTGRTKIVAAQGAFHGRTMGSLALTGQPSKQAPFEPLPGYVTHVPFGDIDELARAVTSETAAVFLEPIMGEGGVVVPPAGYLAAAREITTRHGALLIVDEVQTGVGRTGVFYAHQHDGITPDVVTLAKGLGGGLPIGACLAVGAVGDLLTPGLHGSTFGGNPVCTAAALAVLKVLADDDLVTRAGVLGKTLSHGIEELNHPLVDHVRGRGLLIGIALRAAAAKPAEAAARAAGFLVNAAAPDVIRLAPPLVVTEAQIDDFLGALPGVLDTAAGGGESTPAASEVADS